The proteins below come from a single Tachysurus fulvidraco isolate hzauxx_2018 chromosome 26, HZAU_PFXX_2.0, whole genome shotgun sequence genomic window:
- the LOC113637229 gene encoding heat shock factor protein 5-like isoform X1 — protein sequence MEVLINQRNFPNNLWHLVNDPQISSICWDDSGEGILICPEAFKAEVLSADNKQKVKFFRTTNFISFVRQLNLYGFRKVCPDYKISLTAVSFIQHYFNPNFKRANPELLVNLKRHTPSNKAKLAAGKETSNQSSPLHPMMKSPDISAVVGTDLSEHQGTSDHLHVNGSHTTPQSSQAFVTGHDDSSSEFCHLQVDFLSTHLSSPMQQGLHCAVPDGNFDASMPDLAPCSFNAPVNQCCISDVQDSSYSHLLFTGQDPNCQSADVQDSSYSHLLFTDQDPNCQSADVQDSSYSQVLFTGQDPNCQSADFQDSSYSHLLFTGQDPNCQSADVQDYLYSELLFTGQDPNWQSADAPDPRKSHINLDTIFDAEDEMKK from the exons ATGGAAGTCCTGATCAACCAAAGAAACTTTCCCAACAACTTGTGGCATTTGGTGAATGATCCTCAGATTTCTTCAATCTGCTGGGATGACAGTGGGGAAGGAATCCTGATCTGTCCAGAGGCCTTCAAAGCTGAAGTGCTATCTGCAGACAACAAGCAGAAGGTCAAGTTCTTCAGAACGACTAATTTCATCAGTTTTGTTCGCCAGCTTAACCTGTATGGCTTCAGAAAAGTTTGCCCAGACTACAAGATCTCGTTGACAGCAGTGAGCTTCATACAGCACTACTTTAACCCGAACTTCAAACGGGCAAACCCGGAGCTTCTGGTCAACCTAAAgcgacacacaccttccaacaAGGCCAAGCTTGCTGCTGGGAAAGAAACGTCCAACCAGTCAAGTCCTTTGCATCCGATGATGAAATCACCTGATATCTCTGCTGTGGTCG GCACAGATTTATCTGAGCATCAAGGAACTTCTGATCACCTGCATGTTAATGGGTCccacacaacaccccagtcctCCCAGGCATTTGTAACAGGTCATGATGATTCAAGCTCTGAGTTCTGTCACCTCCAGGTGGATTTTCTGTCTACACATCTATCTAGTCCAATGCAACAGGGCTTACATTGTGCAGTGCCTGATGGGAATTTTGATGCCTCCATGCCTGATTTGGCACCATGCAGTTTTAATGCACCAG TGAATCAGTGCTGTATCAGTGATGTCCAGGACTCCTCATATAGCCACCTCCTGTTCACTGGCCAGGATCCAAACTGCCAATCAGCTGATGTCCAGGACTCCTCATATAGCCACCTCCTGTTTACTGACCAGGATCCAAACTGCCAATCAGCTGATGTCCAGGACTCCTCATATAGCCAAGTCCTGTTTACTGGCCAGGATCCAAACTGCCAATCAGCTGATTTCCAGGACTCCTCATATAGCCACCTCCTGTTTACTGGCCAGGATCCAAACTGCCAATCAGCTGATGTCCAGGACTACTTATACAGCGAGCTCCTGTTTACTGGCCAGGATCCAAACTGGCAATCAGCTGATGCTCCAGATCCCAGGAAGAGTCACATAAACCTGGACACTATATTCGATGCAgaagatgaaatgaagaaatga
- the LOC113637229 gene encoding heat shock factor protein 5-like isoform X2, with the protein MEVLINQRNFPNNLWHLVNDPQISSICWDDSGEGILICPEAFKAEVLSADNKQKVKFFRTTNFISFVRQLNLYGFRKVCPDYKISLTAVSFIQHYFNPNFKRANPELLVNLKRHTPSNKAKLAAGKETSNQSSPLHPMMKSPDISAVVDLSEHQGTSDHLHVNGSHTTPQSSQAFVTGHDDSSSEFCHLQVDFLSTHLSSPMQQGLHCAVPDGNFDASMPDLAPCSFNAPVNQCCISDVQDSSYSHLLFTGQDPNCQSADVQDSSYSHLLFTDQDPNCQSADVQDSSYSQVLFTGQDPNCQSADFQDSSYSHLLFTGQDPNCQSADVQDYLYSELLFTGQDPNWQSADAPDPRKSHINLDTIFDAEDEMKK; encoded by the exons ATGGAAGTCCTGATCAACCAAAGAAACTTTCCCAACAACTTGTGGCATTTGGTGAATGATCCTCAGATTTCTTCAATCTGCTGGGATGACAGTGGGGAAGGAATCCTGATCTGTCCAGAGGCCTTCAAAGCTGAAGTGCTATCTGCAGACAACAAGCAGAAGGTCAAGTTCTTCAGAACGACTAATTTCATCAGTTTTGTTCGCCAGCTTAACCTGTATGGCTTCAGAAAAGTTTGCCCAGACTACAAGATCTCGTTGACAGCAGTGAGCTTCATACAGCACTACTTTAACCCGAACTTCAAACGGGCAAACCCGGAGCTTCTGGTCAACCTAAAgcgacacacaccttccaacaAGGCCAAGCTTGCTGCTGGGAAAGAAACGTCCAACCAGTCAAGTCCTTTGCATCCGATGATGAAATCACCTGATATCTCTGCTGTGGTCG ATTTATCTGAGCATCAAGGAACTTCTGATCACCTGCATGTTAATGGGTCccacacaacaccccagtcctCCCAGGCATTTGTAACAGGTCATGATGATTCAAGCTCTGAGTTCTGTCACCTCCAGGTGGATTTTCTGTCTACACATCTATCTAGTCCAATGCAACAGGGCTTACATTGTGCAGTGCCTGATGGGAATTTTGATGCCTCCATGCCTGATTTGGCACCATGCAGTTTTAATGCACCAG TGAATCAGTGCTGTATCAGTGATGTCCAGGACTCCTCATATAGCCACCTCCTGTTCACTGGCCAGGATCCAAACTGCCAATCAGCTGATGTCCAGGACTCCTCATATAGCCACCTCCTGTTTACTGACCAGGATCCAAACTGCCAATCAGCTGATGTCCAGGACTCCTCATATAGCCAAGTCCTGTTTACTGGCCAGGATCCAAACTGCCAATCAGCTGATTTCCAGGACTCCTCATATAGCCACCTCCTGTTTACTGGCCAGGATCCAAACTGCCAATCAGCTGATGTCCAGGACTACTTATACAGCGAGCTCCTGTTTACTGGCCAGGATCCAAACTGGCAATCAGCTGATGCTCCAGATCCCAGGAAGAGTCACATAAACCTGGACACTATATTCGATGCAgaagatgaaatgaagaaatga